From a single Parambassis ranga chromosome 2, fParRan2.1, whole genome shotgun sequence genomic region:
- the efna1a gene encoding ephrin-A1a isoform X1, translated as MDLVWIVGFVASVCAWFASAERHSVYWNSTNPKFRWDDYTVEVRLNDYLDIVCPHYPQGEVPLLDAERYVLYMVEREDYDSCKPQSYDQMRWECGHPFAPHAPEKFSEKFQRFTPFTLGKEFRQGESYYYISKPLHHHGQECLRLRVDVVAADGSQEARVAKGGTGGTEVGTGGGVHNPSNRLPAADDPVVILPDVQKSVRTNSAGAATSLSILSLLVPLSLLLLLH; from the exons ATGGATTTGGTTTGGATTGTGGGCTTCGTTGCGAGCGTCTGCGCCTGGTTTGCTTCGGCGGAACGACACAGCGTTTACTGGAACAGCACGAACCCAAA GTTTCGATGGGACGACTACACCGTGGAGGTGAGGCTCAATGACTACCTGGACATCGTCTGCCCCCATTACCCGCAGGGTGAAGTACCGTTGCTGGATGCTGAACGATACGTGCTCTACATGGTGGAGCGGGAAGACTATGACTCCTGTAAGCCGCAGTCGTACGATCAGATGCGGTGGGAGTGCGGGCATCCGTTCGCTCCTCATGCTCCTGAGAAGTTCTCCGAAAAGTTCCAGCGTTTTACACCGTTTACTCTGGGAAAAGAGTTTCGCCAAGGAGAAAGCTACTATTATATCT CCAAACCTTTGCACCACCATGGCCAAGAGTGCCTCAGGCTCAGGGTGGATGTTGTAGCTGCTGATG GCTCTCAAGAGGCCAGAGTGGCCAAAGGGGGCACAGGTGGGACTGAAGTTGGGACTGGGGGTGGGGTTCACAACCCGTCCAACAGACTGCCTGCAG CAGATGACCCGGTGGTAATCCTGCCAGACGTCCAGAAGAGTGTACGGACAAACTCCGCCGGGGCAGCTACATCCCTCTCAATTCTCTCGTTGCTAGTCCCGCTGTCATTACTGCTTTTGTTGCACTGA
- the efna1a gene encoding ephrin-A1a isoform X2, with protein sequence MDLVWIVGFVASVCAWFASAERHSVYWNSTNPKFRWDDYTVEVRLNDYLDIVCPHYPQGEVPLLDAERYVLYMVEREDYDSCKPQSYDQMRWECGHPFAPHAPEKFSEKFQRFTPFTLGKEFRQGESYYYISKPLHHHGQECLRLRVDVVAADGSQEARVAKGGTGGTEVGTGGGVHNPSNRLPADDPVVILPDVQKSVRTNSAGAATSLSILSLLVPLSLLLLLH encoded by the exons ATGGATTTGGTTTGGATTGTGGGCTTCGTTGCGAGCGTCTGCGCCTGGTTTGCTTCGGCGGAACGACACAGCGTTTACTGGAACAGCACGAACCCAAA GTTTCGATGGGACGACTACACCGTGGAGGTGAGGCTCAATGACTACCTGGACATCGTCTGCCCCCATTACCCGCAGGGTGAAGTACCGTTGCTGGATGCTGAACGATACGTGCTCTACATGGTGGAGCGGGAAGACTATGACTCCTGTAAGCCGCAGTCGTACGATCAGATGCGGTGGGAGTGCGGGCATCCGTTCGCTCCTCATGCTCCTGAGAAGTTCTCCGAAAAGTTCCAGCGTTTTACACCGTTTACTCTGGGAAAAGAGTTTCGCCAAGGAGAAAGCTACTATTATATCT CCAAACCTTTGCACCACCATGGCCAAGAGTGCCTCAGGCTCAGGGTGGATGTTGTAGCTGCTGATG GCTCTCAAGAGGCCAGAGTGGCCAAAGGGGGCACAGGTGGGACTGAAGTTGGGACTGGGGGTGGGGTTCACAACCCGTCCAACAGACTGCCTGCAG ATGACCCGGTGGTAATCCTGCCAGACGTCCAGAAGAGTGTACGGACAAACTCCGCCGGGGCAGCTACATCCCTCTCAATTCTCTCGTTGCTAGTCCCGCTGTCATTACTGCTTTTGTTGCACTGA